A single window of Balaenoptera acutorostrata chromosome X, mBalAcu1.1, whole genome shotgun sequence DNA harbors:
- the LOC130706321 gene encoding late histone H2B.L4-like gives MLEPSSEASEESPGTKETSEESPGTKETSEESPDTKEAEPKNPKRRCSRRRRCSRRRRRCSRRRLSDGFDSFATYFGRVLQRVQEGLSLSQEAVNVMDSFVKDIFERIADEAARLVRSSKRSTLTSRDMQTSVRLLLPGKRGKHAISSATKAIIRYTTGK, from the coding sequence ATGCTTGAGCCTTCGTCTGAGGCGTCTGAAGAAAGCCCGGGCACCAAGGAGACGTCTGAAGAAAGCCCGGGCACCAAGGAGACGTCTGAAGAAAGCCCGGACACCAAGGAAGCCGAGCCGAAGAACCCGAAGCGCCGCTGCAGCCGCCGTCGCcgctgcagccgccgccgccgccgctgcagccgccgccgcctctCTGACGGCTTCGACAGCTTTGCCACCTATTTCGGAAGGGTGCTGCAGCGGGTCCAGGAGGGCCTGAGCCTCTCGCAGGAGGCCGTGAACGTCATGGATTCGTTCGTGAAGGACATCTTTGAGCGAATCGCCGACGAGGCGGCGCGCCTGGTCCGCTCCAGCAAGCGCTCCACCCTCACCTCCAGAGACATGCAGACCTCCGTGCGCCTGCTGCTGCCTGGGAAGAGGGGCAAGCACGCCATATCCAGCGCCACCAAGGCAATAATTCGGTACACCACCGGCAAATGA